In the genome of Mucisphaera calidilacus, one region contains:
- a CDS encoding glycosyltransferase family 4 protein produces MHVALLANTAWLDEELPMFQHLVVGLIDEMVRVAQVVPSSLPDHECSGFGAYVSWNETRWSWLNLRRLTALTDTFRELEITAVHALDGRMWRAALNLAERLDIPAILSANSQFDIPLLRSLNNRINPERAAILPATQPLADTMREIAGERLDIHTLHHGVHIPAAPQTCNISEARAVVVSGNGAMDHHYDNLLKAIKRVVHQHPQVQFFFDGQGADQSLIWREAQRIGLAANLSLVPRRLGHREMLLRTDVLLHPQPQGRARGLTLHALATGLPVIALEDPWLDHLIHDHTAWIVREPTPEAFLKPLLRCMNDPAEACALGERGREWVRDNRLASSQIRNLLHVYHALTGEGIPIEAGASP; encoded by the coding sequence GTGCACGTTGCCCTACTCGCCAACACCGCCTGGCTCGACGAAGAACTCCCGATGTTCCAGCACCTGGTCGTCGGCCTGATCGACGAAATGGTCCGCGTCGCCCAGGTCGTCCCCTCCTCGCTGCCCGACCACGAGTGCAGCGGATTCGGTGCCTACGTCAGCTGGAACGAAACACGCTGGAGCTGGCTCAACCTCCGACGACTCACCGCACTCACCGACACCTTCCGCGAACTCGAGATCACCGCCGTCCACGCCCTCGACGGACGCATGTGGCGCGCCGCACTCAACCTCGCCGAACGACTCGACATCCCCGCCATCCTCAGCGCCAACTCACAGTTCGACATCCCCCTGCTCCGGTCCCTCAACAACCGCATCAACCCCGAACGCGCCGCCATCCTCCCCGCCACACAGCCCCTCGCCGACACCATGCGCGAGATCGCGGGCGAACGACTCGATATCCACACGCTCCACCATGGCGTCCACATCCCCGCCGCGCCCCAGACCTGCAACATCAGCGAGGCACGAGCCGTCGTCGTCAGCGGCAACGGCGCCATGGACCACCACTACGATAACCTCCTCAAGGCTATCAAACGCGTCGTCCACCAACACCCCCAGGTCCAGTTCTTCTTCGACGGACAGGGCGCCGACCAGTCCCTCATCTGGCGCGAAGCCCAACGCATCGGACTCGCCGCCAACCTCTCACTCGTCCCACGACGACTCGGGCACCGCGAGATGCTCCTCCGCACCGACGTCCTGCTCCACCCCCAACCCCAGGGACGCGCACGCGGTCTCACCCTCCACGCACTCGCCACCGGTCTCCCCGTCATCGCCCTCGAAGACCCCTGGCTCGACCACCTCATCCACGACCACACCGCGTGGATCGTCCGCGAACCCACACCCGAGGCCTTCCTCAAACCCCTCCTGCGCTGCATGAACGACCCCGCCGAAGCCTGCGCGCTCGGCGAACGCGGACGCGAATGGGTCCGCGACAACCGGCTCGCCTCCTCACAGATCCGGAACCTCCTCCACGTCTACCACGCCCTCACAGGCGAAGGCA